One part of the Pseudopipra pipra isolate bDixPip1 chromosome 3, bDixPip1.hap1, whole genome shotgun sequence genome encodes these proteins:
- the CEP68 gene encoding centrosomal protein of 68 kDa isoform X4, with translation MRARGSVSSCRRSSILMAVDVGKSLSEASLSGNAEDDGSWDCTEVEVGSPELTDSLHRLSGAEEAKPSLQGMDVTMSRHGHLATGVTQGDSSCHPVVSSASAPGFFRARANLSEKETVICRGAAGGDVPPRVSHWSLSSEEQQVKPSGCWDPASSPPSRHSSAEENILPDSCHDAPVGHQRQSLGAHSSSPSTPELLQPQTPQAPPSPGSALRSRSMLSLSALSSGKSSLSKEPSGSLPASMDVPSPAATMATRDLWCRQGAAEGRALQAPFLDCRTTVERIREVSSYQSDYWACAIPDSLPPSPDRCSPHWNPNKEYEDLLDYAYPLKPRYKLGRMPEPVLHDSGVGLDSFSASPEGTLRSTSIYGPRGGQAQGSRENGRWELVASAERFSTPGPGESGCSGARLFYEPSPIAKASFARSTSSRPSRGFAKDVRMESGGPSSPGHAAVDGRSWCSRESPFPNLTGQAKSTARFLPITGVLPLRKEWEGDEEFLSLPPRLQELERLAHFLSSLSLTVRTPRHDHHNLPRHRQPLSSGLAPFGEASGRDKRGNTEGYAGRWQPCSSQKHNWENTESCGWIHRDPLRGLHLPTGLRDTLDGMYRNEPRVKGHPMKSQQSESLVQCVKMFCCQLEELIRWLYDVADVTGSWVPPSPDAGSVTASLHRYLEFRKDVANHRSLTESVLERGEALLDCMASNSPALKDTLGLIAKQSEELESHAEHLYKSILAAVGPVQGKDEVEDKGDAAQSCPVELERQVFQECQPLTTG, from the exons ATG AGAGCCCGAGGCTCGGTGTCCTCTTGCAGAAGAAGTTCTATCCTAATGGCCGTGGATGTGGGAAAATCCCTTTCTGAAGCCTCTCTGAGCGGGAATGCCGAGGACGATGGTAGTTGGGACTGCACGGAGGTGGAGGTGGGCAGCCCGGAGCTGACGGACAGCCTGCACCGGCTCTCAGGGGCAGAGGAAGCCAAGCCCAGCCTGCAAGGGATGGATGTGACAATGAGCAGACACGGTCACTTGGCCACTGGTGTCACTCAGGGAGACTCCAGCTGCCACCCAGTAGTGTCCTCAGCATCTGCACCCGGATTTTTCAGAGCAAGAGCAAACCTTTCAGAGAAAGAGACGGTGATTTGTcgaggtgctgctggtggtgatGTGCCTCCTCGTGTCAGCCACTGGTCCCTCTCCTCAGAAGAGCAGCAG GTGAAGCCATCGGGCTGTTGGGATCCGGcatccagccctcccagccgacacagctctgcagaggagaacATCCTTCCTGACAGCTGCCACGACGCCCCTGTTGGCCATCAGAGACAAAGTCTGGGAGCCCATTCCTCATCTCCCTCCaccccagagctcctgcagccccaaaccccccaagcccctcccagcccagggagtgCCCTGCGGAGCCGCTCCATGTtgagcctctctgctctgtctTCGGGAAAGAGCAGCCTCTCCAAGGAGCCGTCGGGAAGCTTGCCAGCCAGCATGGATGTCCCTTCTCCGGCAGCCACCATGGCCACCAGGGACCTGTGGTGCCGACAGGGagcagcagaaggcagggccctGCAGGCGCCTTTCCTCGATTGCCGCACCACTGTGGAGCGCATCCGGGAGGTCTCCTCCTACCAGTCCGATTACTGGGCCTGTGCCATCCCGGATTCCTTACCCCCGTCTCCAGACCGTTGCTCGCCCCACTGGAACCCCAACAAAGAATATGAGGACTTGCTGGATTATGCTTATCCGCTGAAGCCGAGGTACAAGCTGGGAAGGATGCCAGAGCCTGTCCTCCATGACTCAGGAGTAGGCCTGGacagcttttctgcttctcctgaGGGCACGCTGAGGTCCACCAGCATCTATGGCCCCCGAGGTGGGCAGGCTCagggaagcagagaaaatgGACGTTGGGAATTGGTGGCCTCTGCAGAGAGATTCTCCACCCCAGGGCCTGGAGAAAGCGGCTGCTCAGGAGCCAGATTGTTCTATGAACCTTCACCTATTGCCAAAGCATCCTTTGCAAGAAGTACTTCCTCTCGTCCTTCCAGAGGTTTTGCTAAGGATGTAAGGATGGAGTCAGGTGGGCCAAGTTCACCTGGGCACGCTGCTGTGGatgggaggagctggtgttccAGAGAGAGCCCCTTCCCAAACCTCACAGGGCAGGCGAAAAGCACTGCTAGGTTTTTACCTATCACAGGTGTGCTCCCCCTGAGAAAGGAGTGGGAAGGggatgaagaatttctttccctACCTCCaagactgcaggagctggaaaggCTGGCTCATTTtctgtccagtctttccttaacTGTAAGGACGCCCAGGCATGACCACCATAACCTGCCACGTCACAGGCAGCCCCTTTCATCTGGGCTGGCTCCTTTTGGAGAGGCGAGTGGCAGGGACAAAAGAGGGAACACTGAGGGTTATGCTGGGCGgtggcagccctgcagctctcaAAAGCACAACTGGGAAAACACAGAGTCGTGTGGCTGGATCCATAGGGATCCCCTCCGGGGGCTTCATCTACCGACCGGTCTCAGGGACACGTTGGATGGGATGTACCGAAATGAACCACGGGTCAAGGGACATCCAATGAAGAGCCAGCAGAGCGAGTCCCTTGTCCAGTGTGTCAAG ATGTTTTGCTGccagctggaggagctgatCCGTTGGCTGTACGACGTGGCCGATGTCACCGGCAGCTGGGTGCCCCCCTCGCCGGATGCCGGGAGCGTGACAGCATCGCTGCACCGCTACCTG GagttcaggaaggatgtggCCAACCACCGGAGCCTGACAGAGAGCGTGCTGGAGAGGGGAGAAGCTCTCCTGGACTGCATGGCATCAAATTCCCCGG ctctgaaaGACACGCTGGGTTTGATTGCAAAGCAGTCAGAAGAGCTGGAAAGCCATGCAGAGCACCTGTACAAGTCCATTCTAGCTGCTGtgggtcctgtgcagggcaagGACGAGGTGGAGGACAAGGGAGATGCAGCACAAAGCTGCCCCGTGG AACTGGAGAGACAAGTGTTTCAGGAGTGTCAGCCTCTCACAACAGGATAA
- the CEP68 gene encoding centrosomal protein of 68 kDa isoform X1 yields the protein MFFVVCCCCSLGLSVGTGWRARGSVSSCRRSSILMAVDVGKSLSEASLSGNAEDDGSWDCTEVEVGSPELTDSLHRLSGAEEAKPSLQGMDVTMSRHGHLATGVTQGDSSCHPVVSSASAPGFFRARANLSEKETVICRGAAGGDVPPRVSHWSLSSEEQQVKPSGCWDPASSPPSRHSSAEENILPDSCHDAPVGHQRQSLGAHSSSPSTPELLQPQTPQAPPSPGSALRSRSMLSLSALSSGKSSLSKEPSGSLPASMDVPSPAATMATRDLWCRQGAAEGRALQAPFLDCRTTVERIREVSSYQSDYWACAIPDSLPPSPDRCSPHWNPNKEYEDLLDYAYPLKPRYKLGRMPEPVLHDSGVGLDSFSASPEGTLRSTSIYGPRGGQAQGSRENGRWELVASAERFSTPGPGESGCSGARLFYEPSPIAKASFARSTSSRPSRGFAKDVRMESGGPSSPGHAAVDGRSWCSRESPFPNLTGQAKSTARFLPITGVLPLRKEWEGDEEFLSLPPRLQELERLAHFLSSLSLTVRTPRHDHHNLPRHRQPLSSGLAPFGEASGRDKRGNTEGYAGRWQPCSSQKHNWENTESCGWIHRDPLRGLHLPTGLRDTLDGMYRNEPRVKGHPMKSQQSESLVQCVKMFCCQLEELIRWLYDVADVTGSWVPPSPDAGSVTASLHRYLEFRKDVANHRSLTESVLERGEALLDCMASNSPALKDTLGLIAKQSEELESHAEHLYKSILAAVGPVQGKDEVEDKGDAAQSCPVELERQVFQECQPLTTG from the exons ATG ttctttgtagtttgctgttgctgctccctTGGTCTATCGGTTGGCACTGGCTGG AGAGCCCGAGGCTCGGTGTCCTCTTGCAGAAGAAGTTCTATCCTAATGGCCGTGGATGTGGGAAAATCCCTTTCTGAAGCCTCTCTGAGCGGGAATGCCGAGGACGATGGTAGTTGGGACTGCACGGAGGTGGAGGTGGGCAGCCCGGAGCTGACGGACAGCCTGCACCGGCTCTCAGGGGCAGAGGAAGCCAAGCCCAGCCTGCAAGGGATGGATGTGACAATGAGCAGACACGGTCACTTGGCCACTGGTGTCACTCAGGGAGACTCCAGCTGCCACCCAGTAGTGTCCTCAGCATCTGCACCCGGATTTTTCAGAGCAAGAGCAAACCTTTCAGAGAAAGAGACGGTGATTTGTcgaggtgctgctggtggtgatGTGCCTCCTCGTGTCAGCCACTGGTCCCTCTCCTCAGAAGAGCAGCAG GTGAAGCCATCGGGCTGTTGGGATCCGGcatccagccctcccagccgacacagctctgcagaggagaacATCCTTCCTGACAGCTGCCACGACGCCCCTGTTGGCCATCAGAGACAAAGTCTGGGAGCCCATTCCTCATCTCCCTCCaccccagagctcctgcagccccaaaccccccaagcccctcccagcccagggagtgCCCTGCGGAGCCGCTCCATGTtgagcctctctgctctgtctTCGGGAAAGAGCAGCCTCTCCAAGGAGCCGTCGGGAAGCTTGCCAGCCAGCATGGATGTCCCTTCTCCGGCAGCCACCATGGCCACCAGGGACCTGTGGTGCCGACAGGGagcagcagaaggcagggccctGCAGGCGCCTTTCCTCGATTGCCGCACCACTGTGGAGCGCATCCGGGAGGTCTCCTCCTACCAGTCCGATTACTGGGCCTGTGCCATCCCGGATTCCTTACCCCCGTCTCCAGACCGTTGCTCGCCCCACTGGAACCCCAACAAAGAATATGAGGACTTGCTGGATTATGCTTATCCGCTGAAGCCGAGGTACAAGCTGGGAAGGATGCCAGAGCCTGTCCTCCATGACTCAGGAGTAGGCCTGGacagcttttctgcttctcctgaGGGCACGCTGAGGTCCACCAGCATCTATGGCCCCCGAGGTGGGCAGGCTCagggaagcagagaaaatgGACGTTGGGAATTGGTGGCCTCTGCAGAGAGATTCTCCACCCCAGGGCCTGGAGAAAGCGGCTGCTCAGGAGCCAGATTGTTCTATGAACCTTCACCTATTGCCAAAGCATCCTTTGCAAGAAGTACTTCCTCTCGTCCTTCCAGAGGTTTTGCTAAGGATGTAAGGATGGAGTCAGGTGGGCCAAGTTCACCTGGGCACGCTGCTGTGGatgggaggagctggtgttccAGAGAGAGCCCCTTCCCAAACCTCACAGGGCAGGCGAAAAGCACTGCTAGGTTTTTACCTATCACAGGTGTGCTCCCCCTGAGAAAGGAGTGGGAAGGggatgaagaatttctttccctACCTCCaagactgcaggagctggaaaggCTGGCTCATTTtctgtccagtctttccttaacTGTAAGGACGCCCAGGCATGACCACCATAACCTGCCACGTCACAGGCAGCCCCTTTCATCTGGGCTGGCTCCTTTTGGAGAGGCGAGTGGCAGGGACAAAAGAGGGAACACTGAGGGTTATGCTGGGCGgtggcagccctgcagctctcaAAAGCACAACTGGGAAAACACAGAGTCGTGTGGCTGGATCCATAGGGATCCCCTCCGGGGGCTTCATCTACCGACCGGTCTCAGGGACACGTTGGATGGGATGTACCGAAATGAACCACGGGTCAAGGGACATCCAATGAAGAGCCAGCAGAGCGAGTCCCTTGTCCAGTGTGTCAAG ATGTTTTGCTGccagctggaggagctgatCCGTTGGCTGTACGACGTGGCCGATGTCACCGGCAGCTGGGTGCCCCCCTCGCCGGATGCCGGGAGCGTGACAGCATCGCTGCACCGCTACCTG GagttcaggaaggatgtggCCAACCACCGGAGCCTGACAGAGAGCGTGCTGGAGAGGGGAGAAGCTCTCCTGGACTGCATGGCATCAAATTCCCCGG ctctgaaaGACACGCTGGGTTTGATTGCAAAGCAGTCAGAAGAGCTGGAAAGCCATGCAGAGCACCTGTACAAGTCCATTCTAGCTGCTGtgggtcctgtgcagggcaagGACGAGGTGGAGGACAAGGGAGATGCAGCACAAAGCTGCCCCGTGG AACTGGAGAGACAAGTGTTTCAGGAGTGTCAGCCTCTCACAACAGGATAA